One Formosa agariphila KMM 3901 genomic window, ATATAGAATTATTTCACACCTACTTCTACGATATCGATGCTAGTAATTATGAATCTCATCTTGAAAAAGCCTTATGGCTTGGCAATAGTTCTATAGATAACCTATATCGGCAGAAAAAAGCAGATGGCGTTTACAACCGCTTATTACAATATTCTTTAGTTCAAAAGGTACTCAGAATAGACACCCAATTAGATTTAACGTCTGAACCTTACCAATTTCAAACGGTAACTATTTTTGAAATCAATCGCGGTACTACTATAGATACGTACGAGCTCGTATCCTCTGGAGACTTAATTATGGTCGATCGGAATTTCCCTAAAAACACCCACGGGATGCTGATAACCAATTATTTCGAAAACACCCTTAAGAAAGTTCAAGTTAAAAATTAAAAAACAAGATATTATGAAACTCAATAAAAACAAAATAGTCTTTGGAGGTGTGATCACTGTCGTACTTATTTTCCTAGTGAGTTACTCGCTACTTTTAATTAATGAATCTGAAGACGACATAGACACTTTAAAACAAACGGAAGTCCCTTTACTAGAAGACGACAAGCAAACCTACAGCTCGAAACTTGATGCGATTAATGACCTTAAGGAAGTTAGAGAAACCAATGCTCCTAGTATTTATGATGAAAAATTAATGGATTCTCTCGGATATTTTGATGCTGATTTTCAGGAAAAGGAAAAACAACGTATTGTCGATAGCATTTATAAACAGAATAGAATTAACACTCCCAATCGTGATTATAGACCTAAAAAAGAAACTGTTGACTTTAAACCAACAATTAAAACTGAAGACAGTTTAAACCAAGTCGAAGCTGATCGTATAGAACTCAAGGAAATCGGATTAGAGCACCAACTCTTTTTTGCGTCCAATCCTAAGTTTCAAGACAAAATAAACGTGAAATCTACCAAACCTCCAATTCCAGTTGTCGTAGACCAAACTCAAATCGTTAAAAAAGAATACCGTTTACAAATGCGGCTTTCTGAAGCAACCATTTTAAATGGGCATTCTTTTCCTAAAAACACTAAAGTCTTTGGTTTTGTAAGTTTTAAACCGAATCGCGTGATGGTAAACATCTCTAACATTAATCATCATAAAGTGAATCTAAAAGCTTTTGATGTCCTTGATGGCTCCGAAGGTATTTATATTGAAAACAGTTATCGGGCTGAAGCAAAAACCGAAGTCATCGGGGATATTGTTGACGACATTAACATCTCCGGTGTTCCACAAATAAGCGGTCTTAAAAGCGTGTTTTCTAGAAGTAATCGGCACGTTAAAGTCACCATTTTGAATAATTACAAACTCCTATTAAAACCAACACTATAATCTTTAAATCTCTACACTTATGTTACGTTTCTACATTTTCTCAATCAGTTTACTATGTTTCAGTAAAGCCTTAGCACAACCTAAACCCATACTAGACACCCTTTATGCTAACGACCATCAAGCTATGGCGCTGTTCTTCCCGGATCCAATCCGTCAAGCCATTACAGGGTCAGATGATTTTATATTCACTTACAATAGGGAAAACAAACAACATTTCGGATTACTCCAGGGTAAGCAAAGTCAAGATAGTAACCTTTTAATTATTAGTGATAGTGGATTAGTGTATTCTTACATTTTAGCACATAAACCACAACTCAAAGAATTTAATCGGTTTGTTGCAACATCAGAAGCTATAGGTTATGAAAAACCAAGATCCATTCCGCCTAAACCGAAAACCACAACAGAAAAAAACGCTACTAAAAAAGTAGATTACAATGCTGAATTCTGCCAATATTTAATCACAAAAAATAAAAACAATTCCATCAGGAAAACGAAAAAACACGATATAACTTTAGAACTAAAAAACATTGTGTATAACCAGAACAAATTATACGCCATCCTAAAAATCATCAACAATTCAAGTCTAGATTACGATATTAATTACCTAAACACAACTGTTGTAACTCGTAAAAAAGGCAAAAACAAATCTATGCAAAGTCTATTTGTAGCACCAAAATTTGTTTACAATATGCCAACACGTGTTTTAAAGAAACGTTCTCAAACTGTTGTTTATGTACTTCCTAAGTTTTCAATTAGTAATGATAGAGTGGTACATTTTACGCTTAATGAAAGTGCTGGGGAACGTGATTTGAGGTTGAAGGTGCAGCATCGAGTTGTAAATCGGCCGAAATAAAATTCAGGAAGGCATTGAATATATAATAGTAAAAAACTTGGTAATAGCTGAACACCAAATTCCCTGCCCACAAATGATATTTACAAAAAAGCAAATATTATAATTGTATTGTTGCTTTAATAGCCTTAATAAGCTCTAATTTAGTTTGCAAAAAATCAGAGGTAAGTGTTGCAGTACTCTGAAATTCTTGGTTAAATAGATTTAAATTAATTATGGGTAATTGATGTGATCTAATTTCAACGGTTTTACTTCCGGCCAATTCATCGACAATTTTAATTTCAGACACTTTTTCTTGGTATCTAGTTATCGTATTTGGGTAGTACAATAAAACCTCATCTACATTATTTCGCACAGCATATGCCAACATTTGATATAAGTCGTTTTGAGATATCCCTTTCTTGGGGTTTGTATCATCAGTGTAAACAATTTTGTATTTGGTATCGGCAATGTATTTTTTTTCTCCTATTTGTAAAAATAAATCGGGTTTCAGTTTAAAGTTTTGTTCTACATCTAAATAGTTCTTACTTACTTGAGCTTTTGCCTTTATGTCTTCAATTTCCTTATCGATAAAACCAAATATAAAGTCTTCGAACACATATTCCATTGGTAACAGAAAAGCGAATAATTTTAAATCGCTTTTATAATTAAACGACACACTATTCTCTAAAAACAATATGCAATAATCGCGAATAGTTTCAAAACTTGAAAACATTGGATTAAAGGACATTCTTTTCATTTGGTCTGAAGACACGGGCTCATCTTTTACCTCATTTAGAATAAATATTATATCATTTAAAAATCGCCTGCTTTGGTCTTCTTTTGTTAACGACAATAACAGTTTAGACACATATTTAACACCTCTATTAAATTCATTATCCATTATAAACGCATCAAAAGCGCAGGATACTTTATGGTTTCTAGCCCGAGATAGATTATTCTTAATATATGCCGGAAAATCGATACGTCCTTTTACATAGGAAAGCTCGTCGTTAACATCTGAGTAGTTTTGATATATCGCAGAGTTTAATAATTCTCTGGTATATTTACTAAACAAATACACAAGAATTTCGAAGAAATCGGCCTTTTCTTTATTTAAGCTAGAGACATAATTAGGAAACTTTAATTTCCTGCAATAACTTAACCACCACAGAATATGTTTATTTATAGTTTTAACATCATTCTCTGTCGGCTCTTCTCCTTTATAAAAAATCTTTGGTAATAGATTAATGGTTTGCTCTTTAAAATGAATTACACCAACATATTTATTAGACTTTAAGGTTTTTGTTTTGTGTAAGAATTGTATAAATCGTTGTTGCTCTACTCTATTATCTTCTTCAGTATTATAATAGTTTGACTTTTCCCGTTTAGCCCAAATATCATCCAAGAATACTTCCAAATCATCGAAATGCTGATGTGGAAAATCTGATTTATTTTTATATTCGAAGAGGTTAGTCATTACTCACATATCTCATCGGCCATCCATCTACATTGATATTTGCCAGCTGTAATATTTTTTGCACCTCTTCGATATCATTCATAAAATACTCTAAAAGTAAAGGGACTACCTTATTGTTGATGGTATTTTCTAAATTATAATCCTCTCCCATAAAATAAGAATGACCAATGGTAAAATCATGCCCTTTTCTGGATATAACTTCTTTATTAATGGCATCAAGGATTGTTGCATCATATACTATTTTATCTGGTGTAGGTTGAGAATTCGGATACATAGGCACAAATTCGAAACGTCTTCTTAGTGCTATATCTAAAAGCGCAATAGACTTATCGGCCGTATTCATAGTACCAATAATATATAAGTTAGATGGTACGATAAACTTATCGCCAGATGGCAAGGTTGCCATAAGTGGTATTTTACCTCCAGACCGTTTGTCTTTTTCAATAAGCGTTATTAATTCGCCAAACACCCTTGAAATATTGGCTCTGTTTATTTCATCTATGATAATAACGTAGTTCTGCTTTAAAACTTGTTCTACATCTCTTTTTCCTTGCTGTAACAGTTCATTTAAAATGGGATTATAATAGGGCTGAAGCTCTCCTAAAATAATTTTATTTTCACCTGCGTCATACATTTTTTTTAAAGTAGCAATACTAAGCGAATGTTTAGATTCTCCTTGATTTTTTCTAAATTCTATAGATTTTTCTCCAACTTCTGTAATGTAAAATGAAGTCTGTTTCATCTTAACTTCTACTTCATTAGTGTCACCTTCTTGAAGTGGTTTTATTAACTCCATAAAAACCTCTAAAAAATCTTTTTTGGCTGAATCAGGATTTTCAGAATCTTTAGCATTTTTTAATGCTCTATCTGCTATTTTCTTAAAAACACCATCACTTTTAAAAAATGATAATTCACCCCCAATTTCAACATCTGGTCTTAATCCTTGAATAAAATCTTCGTAGCTATAGTTTTGATGAAAAGTTATGAACTCTATTTTATCACCTAAATTATCATTAAAGACTTGTAAAGCTTCATTATAATTTATTGATGCTTCTTCCTTAATTATTTTAGCCGCTTCTAAAATCGTATTATAGGTTTTACCTGTTCCTGGAGGCCCGTAAAAAATTTGGTTTAAGGGCGCTTTATAGGTTTCTCTAGGCTCTACACTTATCTTGTTAGAATTGTGGTCTTTCATTATATTTTGCATATCGATATTTTCAGCATACGAAATTCCTAATTGAGTGAATATTTTCATACGATACTCTTTATCGAAAACAGATTTTCTAAAAGCACTATTATCATATTCTTTAGCATCTGTATGCTTATCTCTTTCTATTTCATTTTCTACGGCTCTTTTAATATCGTCATAATTACTAAGCACCATGTCGATTTTTCGCTCTTTATACAAATAATCGCTCCCTGTATTACTCGTAAATATTTCTTTTTTCCCCTGGTCCTCTTCTATAACCTCGTTCGAAATAAAATCGAACACCTCTTTTTTCACATTTAAGCAATAGCGTTTTCCTACCTGAAAACTCAACCTTTTTTGAGCCGTACTAAATACCAAATTCTCCTGGTCCTGTAATTCTAAATCTGATTTAAATTTATCTATCACAGCATAGTATTGACCTAATGCTATGGTATTGATGTTCTTTAATACCTTTTTAAAAATATTCTCATCGTTTATAAATATAAAATTAACGCCTTCATTACTTTCTTCCCAAAGTGTTTTGTTTTGCTGTGTATGTTTTATAAAATCAGTCCAGGATGTAAATTTTTCATCTTGATTTAAAAATTCCTGCTTTGTTAGGTTATGCCCTTTATGCACCCCACCAACAATACCATTTTTAGTTATGGAAAAAAACAACTGATACGCATATTGCACACTTGGTGAAGACTCTGGTATAATGGCTACCCACACACTATCTGAACCATAGTTATTTGAACCTTGAAAACTTACTTTATGTTTTTGAATATTTTGTAGATTGTTAGCTTCAACAATCTCATTAGCCATTATTTCCAACTGCTCCTTTATTTGGACATTATCGGAGATACTGTAAACAAAAGGAAATAGTATTTTGAAAGCATCTTTCCAATTAGGAAACATACCCGATTTACTATTTTTATAATTAGTTAAACTTTGTTGAAGGGTTTCGTTAAAATGGTAATAAGCAGAGATATCTCTATTTTCGATAGCTTGTTTTAAATCATCAATCTCTGTTTTACCAATGGTCTTTCCTTGTCTTAACTCGTTAGCTATTAAAAACCGTAAGGTTTTAACAGGTCTAAACTCGGATACTGGCGTATACTGCTCTATTACCTCTTCTAAATTATCATGATTTTTATTTACATACTCGAAAAGACTAGCCTCATTAACTTTAAGCTTATTTAATCGTTTTGCTTTTTCTATTATGTTATTTACTAAAATATTTTCCATTATAATTTTATTCCAAATCGGTTTTTAAATACTCTCAGTCCTTTTAATTCTTATTTGGAATCAAGGTGTATATTGAAGGTCAGTTTTAAACCTAATTTCTATTTACTGAGCAATGCTGAATCGTAAAATTAAATCGTCTCCAATCCCAACTCCTTTAAATATTTATTATGTTCTTCACTACTTTTCTTTATTTTTTCTTCTACTTCAACTAACTTAGTATTTACTTCTTTTAAATCGACTTTCTTTTCGGCTACCGCTGTACTTACATATCTAGAAATATTCAGGTTGTAGTCGTTTTTCTCAATCTCTTCCATAGACACTCTACGAGCATATCTTTCTATTTTAGCTGGTCTGTTTTGATAAGTATCTACTATTTCTTGAATATCATTAGGCTCTTTTGGGTCTATAACACCATCTACTTTTCCATCACGTAACACATTTTGACGTTTTTCTTTTTTATAATGCTCACTTGCATTTATAAATAGTACATCATCATCTTTTTTACATTTCTTTAATATCAGTATACACACAGGAATGCCAGTAGAAAAGAATAGATTTGAAGGCAAACCAATTACTGTATCAATATTACCATCTTTCAATAGTTTTTCTCGTATACGTTGTTCTGCACCACCTCTAAATAAAACGCCGTGTGGTAAAATAATAGCCATCGTACCTTCATCACTTAAAAAGTGTAAACCATGTAATAGGAAAGCAAAATCGGCTGCTGATTTAGGTGCTAAACCATAATTTTTAAAACGAAAATCATCACCCATGGCCTCAGATGCATCCCAACGTAAACTAAATGGTGGATTTGCAACAATAGCATCAAAGGTTGTTTTTTTAGCTGGATTCATTTCATTTAATAAATCCCATTCGTTTTTTAAAGTATCACCATGAAAGATTTCGAATTCTGAATCTTTTACTCCGTGCAACAACATATTCATACGTGCTAAGTTGTATGTTGTTATGTTTTTTTCTTGACCATAAATTCTACTAATTGTACCGCCACCTTTTTCAATTTTATCCTTTACATTTAAAAGTAAAGAACCTGAACCACAAGCAAAATCTAGTACTTTGTTCAGTTTTTTCTTTTTACCTGCTTTTGGGTTTTGACTATCTAAAGTTACAATTTCTGATAGGATTGTAGATAATTGTTGCGGTGTATAAAACTCTCCTGCTTTTTTACCTGAACCTGCTGCAAATTCACCAATTAAATACTCATATGCATCACCAAGTGTATCGCTATCTGTTGAAAAATCAGCAATACCTTCTGATATTTCTTGAATAATTTTACACAATTTCTTATTTCTGTCTGTGTACGTTTTACCAAGTTTTTCAGAATCTAAATTGATTTCCGAGAATAAGCCTTTAAAAGAACTTTCAAACGAATCATTTTCGATATGTTTAAACCCTTTTTGAAGGTCTCGTAATAAATCTTCATTTTGAGTACGAGCTAATTCAGAAATACTATTC contains:
- a CDS encoding conjugal transfer protein TraK produces the protein MKTPYKNIYSVLKLNRIIVISLVVCTLLICCFATWIVYDTHKKALNSAFAISTNGAVIPLSWVTQKENLEVEALAHIELFHTYFYDIDASNYESHLEKALWLGNSSIDNLYRQKKADGVYNRLLQYSLVQKVLRIDTQLDLTSEPYQFQTVTIFEINRGTTIDTYELVSSGDLIMVDRNFPKNTHGMLITNYFENTLKKVQVKN
- the traM gene encoding conjugative transposon protein TraM, yielding MKLNKNKIVFGGVITVVLIFLVSYSLLLINESEDDIDTLKQTEVPLLEDDKQTYSSKLDAINDLKEVRETNAPSIYDEKLMDSLGYFDADFQEKEKQRIVDSIYKQNRINTPNRDYRPKKETVDFKPTIKTEDSLNQVEADRIELKEIGLEHQLFFASNPKFQDKINVKSTKPPIPVVVDQTQIVKKEYRLQMRLSEATILNGHSFPKNTKVFGFVSFKPNRVMVNISNINHHKVNLKAFDVLDGSEGIYIENSYRAEAKTEVIGDIVDDINISGVPQISGLKSVFSRSNRHVKVTILNNYKLLLKPTL
- a CDS encoding DUF4138 domain-containing protein, which translates into the protein MLRFYIFSISLLCFSKALAQPKPILDTLYANDHQAMALFFPDPIRQAITGSDDFIFTYNRENKQHFGLLQGKQSQDSNLLIISDSGLVYSYILAHKPQLKEFNRFVATSEAIGYEKPRSIPPKPKTTTEKNATKKVDYNAEFCQYLITKNKNNSIRKTKKHDITLELKNIVYNQNKLYAILKIINNSSLDYDINYLNTTVVTRKKGKNKSMQSLFVAPKFVYNMPTRVLKKRSQTVVYVLPKFSISNDRVVHFTLNESAGERDLRLKVQHRVVNRPK
- a CDS encoding McrC family protein, yielding MTNLFEYKNKSDFPHQHFDDLEVFLDDIWAKREKSNYYNTEEDNRVEQQRFIQFLHKTKTLKSNKYVGVIHFKEQTINLLPKIFYKGEEPTENDVKTINKHILWWLSYCRKLKFPNYVSSLNKEKADFFEILVYLFSKYTRELLNSAIYQNYSDVNDELSYVKGRIDFPAYIKNNLSRARNHKVSCAFDAFIMDNEFNRGVKYVSKLLLSLTKEDQSRRFLNDIIFILNEVKDEPVSSDQMKRMSFNPMFSSFETIRDYCILFLENSVSFNYKSDLKLFAFLLPMEYVFEDFIFGFIDKEIEDIKAKAQVSKNYLDVEQNFKLKPDLFLQIGEKKYIADTKYKIVYTDDTNPKKGISQNDLYQMLAYAVRNNVDEVLLYYPNTITRYQEKVSEIKIVDELAGSKTVEIRSHQLPIINLNLFNQEFQSTATLTSDFLQTKLELIKAIKATIQL
- a CDS encoding McrB family protein, which translates into the protein MENILVNNIIEKAKRLNKLKVNEASLFEYVNKNHDNLEEVIEQYTPVSEFRPVKTLRFLIANELRQGKTIGKTEIDDLKQAIENRDISAYYHFNETLQQSLTNYKNSKSGMFPNWKDAFKILFPFVYSISDNVQIKEQLEIMANEIVEANNLQNIQKHKVSFQGSNNYGSDSVWVAIIPESSPSVQYAYQLFFSITKNGIVGGVHKGHNLTKQEFLNQDEKFTSWTDFIKHTQQNKTLWEESNEGVNFIFINDENIFKKVLKNINTIALGQYYAVIDKFKSDLELQDQENLVFSTAQKRLSFQVGKRYCLNVKKEVFDFISNEVIEEDQGKKEIFTSNTGSDYLYKERKIDMVLSNYDDIKRAVENEIERDKHTDAKEYDNSAFRKSVFDKEYRMKIFTQLGISYAENIDMQNIMKDHNSNKISVEPRETYKAPLNQIFYGPPGTGKTYNTILEAAKIIKEEASINYNEALQVFNDNLGDKIEFITFHQNYSYEDFIQGLRPDVEIGGELSFFKSDGVFKKIADRALKNAKDSENPDSAKKDFLEVFMELIKPLQEGDTNEVEVKMKQTSFYITEVGEKSIEFRKNQGESKHSLSIATLKKMYDAGENKIILGELQPYYNPILNELLQQGKRDVEQVLKQNYVIIIDEINRANISRVFGELITLIEKDKRSGGKIPLMATLPSGDKFIVPSNLYIIGTMNTADKSIALLDIALRRRFEFVPMYPNSQPTPDKIVYDATILDAINKEVISRKGHDFTIGHSYFMGEDYNLENTINNKVVPLLLEYFMNDIEEVQKILQLANINVDGWPMRYVSND
- a CDS encoding type I restriction-modification system subunit M: MTTKQKQEQLGKALWNIANELRGAMNADDFRDYMLSFLFLRYLSDNYEGSVKKELGSDYPNLNEDDKRTPLSVWYEANPNDIEPFEKQMRRKVHYVIEPKYLWNSISELARTQNEDLLRDLQKGFKHIENDSFESSFKGLFSEINLDSEKLGKTYTDRNKKLCKIIQEISEGIADFSTDSDTLGDAYEYLIGEFAAGSGKKAGEFYTPQQLSTILSEIVTLDSQNPKAGKKKKLNKVLDFACGSGSLLLNVKDKIEKGGGTISRIYGQEKNITTYNLARMNMLLHGVKDSEFEIFHGDTLKNEWDLLNEMNPAKKTTFDAIVANPPFSLRWDASEAMGDDFRFKNYGLAPKSAADFAFLLHGLHFLSDEGTMAIILPHGVLFRGGAEQRIREKLLKDGNIDTVIGLPSNLFFSTGIPVCILILKKCKKDDDVLFINASEHYKKEKRQNVLRDGKVDGVIDPKEPNDIQEIVDTYQNRPAKIERYARRVSMEEIEKNDYNLNISRYVSTAVAEKKVDLKEVNTKLVEVEEKIKKSSEEHNKYLKELGLETI